In Acinetobacter piscicola, a single window of DNA contains:
- a CDS encoding alpha/beta hydrolase, whose amino-acid sequence MCRSKQSKPLIHFAHANGVPSKVYSKLFDLLSDQYDVIYVPLLGPDRRYPITQGWQDLVDQVIDSIVQQAQGRKVIGLGHSLGAVLTLMASYKRPELFEKVILLDPPLIVGQASFALFLTKIFHPKMVDKITPAGLSIKRRDHWESREQAALLLRPKGFYQHFDADCFHDYIQYALVDDPVRGGVELAISKYDEVDIFRTNSISWWLPKAKPPITAQLVVGSESPFLTRKFPQMIQKKLGIPFSITSGGHMFPLEHPVEVVQLIKDLIQIPKD is encoded by the coding sequence ATGTGTCGTTCAAAGCAGTCCAAACCACTGATTCATTTTGCGCATGCAAATGGTGTGCCCTCGAAAGTCTATTCAAAATTATTTGATCTTTTAAGTGATCAATATGACGTTATTTATGTGCCATTACTTGGTCCAGATCGCCGCTATCCAATTACACAAGGTTGGCAGGATTTGGTTGATCAAGTGATCGATAGTATTGTGCAGCAAGCACAAGGACGTAAAGTCATTGGTTTGGGACATTCTTTGGGCGCTGTCTTAACCTTGATGGCATCTTATAAGCGACCAGAATTATTTGAAAAAGTAATTTTGCTTGATCCTCCTTTAATTGTAGGACAAGCCTCATTTGCACTGTTCCTCACCAAAATTTTTCATCCAAAAATGGTCGATAAAATCACTCCGGCAGGTTTGAGCATTAAACGCCGAGATCATTGGGAATCGCGTGAACAAGCTGCGTTACTACTGCGACCAAAAGGTTTTTATCAACATTTTGATGCAGACTGTTTTCATGATTATATTCAGTATGCTCTAGTGGATGATCCTGTCCGCGGTGGAGTAGAGCTGGCAATTTCTAAATATGATGAGGTCGATATTTTTCGTACCAATTCAATTTCTTGGTGGTTACCTAAAGCCAAACCACCGATTACAGCGCAGTTGGTGGTGGGATCGGAAAGTCCATTTTTAACTCGAAAATTTCCGCAAATGATTCAGAAAAAATTAGGTATTCCTTTTAGCATCACTTCAGGGGGGCATATGTTTCCTTTGGAGCATCCTGTAGAAGTGGTACAGTTAATTAAAGACTTAATCCAAATTCCAAAAGATTAG
- a CDS encoding META domain-containing protein, giving the protein MLKSVLISSCAVLTLSMAGCATMSNPSTERNLNDLQNKNWVVSELYGTKLAADPTQSDVPSIQFNNERVSGSDGCNRFMGGYAVKGTQIQFSNLASTQRACLNATDIPQKYTQALGQVTHYDASKKELKFLDANNKVVIKFDHVK; this is encoded by the coding sequence ATGCTCAAATCAGTCCTTATTTCAAGTTGTGCGGTTTTAACCTTAAGTATGGCGGGTTGTGCAACTATGTCCAATCCTTCTACTGAACGTAATTTAAATGACCTACAAAATAAAAATTGGGTGGTTAGTGAACTTTATGGCACCAAACTCGCTGCTGATCCAACACAATCTGACGTTCCATCTATACAGTTTAACAATGAGCGCGTCAGTGGTTCAGATGGTTGTAATCGCTTTATGGGCGGCTATGCGGTCAAAGGCACACAAATTCAATTCTCTAATCTAGCATCAACACAAAGAGCATGTCTGAATGCAACGGATATTCCACAAAAATATACCCAAGCTTTAGGTCAAGTCACCCACTATGATGCCTCTAAAAAAGAGTTGAAATTTTTAGATGCCAATAACAAAGTGGTGATCAAATTTGATCATGTGAAATAA
- a CDS encoding type VI immunity family protein encodes MKDVELKVPEQQDLIFELKKAERELRLIDDQNRPLAKLALTIQLYYLDGATAESKRKALEIIAQFKQKYASHLKAQFTQNNRGFVKFNEKNYQSFLKKAEQNIQANDDLFTYYLSSDEDGEFADDYVLEFFTAYPDSEPATDQDLQLSYASLTLPVSMIETKEGLEGYQQWIHLFIHSFSVFHGYAGLTLKTPYDRHPFQSYEYDITHKYWGITPDGGAFFKHGWQTGLRSISWQTFIGARLKDKVIQQPYYQETLKNYPDVKSTEINGCLILQAGDIPRLANVKEPLPLSYVVVNQLCRIIMTKKPLGPLHTGSQGPLYSYTQTYYWLHRWNNDNFEKGIFNPQGKKQELLHVLGESGYDHQPVPYSGMWKPFDFEGLSQHLTVGQEFPEEAKYIRKSGRISSKNAVWCLEKRDDHGPVLLPNPF; translated from the coding sequence GTGAAAGACGTTGAATTAAAAGTACCTGAGCAACAAGACCTGATTTTTGAACTAAAAAAAGCCGAACGAGAATTAAGATTAATCGATGATCAAAATCGACCATTGGCAAAATTAGCACTCACCATTCAACTCTATTATTTAGATGGTGCAACAGCAGAATCTAAACGTAAAGCATTAGAGATCATAGCGCAGTTTAAACAGAAATATGCTTCACATTTGAAAGCCCAGTTCACACAGAATAATCGAGGTTTTGTAAAGTTTAATGAAAAAAACTATCAAAGCTTTTTAAAAAAAGCTGAACAAAATATTCAAGCCAATGACGATTTATTCACTTACTATTTATCTTCTGATGAAGACGGTGAGTTTGCAGATGACTATGTACTTGAGTTTTTCACAGCATATCCTGATTCAGAACCAGCAACAGATCAAGATTTACAATTGTCCTATGCTAGTCTTACTTTGCCTGTGTCAATGATTGAAACCAAAGAAGGTTTAGAGGGATATCAACAGTGGATTCATCTATTCATTCATTCTTTTTCTGTTTTTCATGGCTATGCTGGACTAACTTTAAAAACACCTTATGACCGACATCCATTTCAGTCTTATGAATATGATATTACCCATAAATATTGGGGAATTACGCCCGATGGGGGAGCATTTTTTAAACATGGATGGCAAACCGGTCTCAGAAGTATAAGTTGGCAAACTTTTATTGGGGCTAGATTAAAAGATAAAGTGATTCAACAACCTTATTATCAAGAAACCTTGAAAAATTATCCGGACGTGAAAAGTACTGAGATAAATGGATGCTTAATTTTACAAGCGGGAGATATTCCTCGTTTAGCTAATGTCAAAGAACCTTTACCTTTAAGTTATGTTGTGGTTAATCAATTATGCCGAATTATTATGACTAAAAAACCTTTAGGTCCTTTACACACTGGCTCTCAGGGACCCTTATATTCATATACACAAACATATTATTGGTTACATCGTTGGAATAATGATAACTTTGAAAAGGGAATATTTAATCCTCAAGGCAAAAAACAAGAATTACTCCATGTACTTGGTGAATCTGGATATGATCATCAACCTGTTCCGTATTCAGGGATGTGGAAACCATTTGATTTTGAGGGATTGTCACAACATCTAACAGTGGGTCAGGAATTTCCAGAAGAAGCTAAATATATAAGAAAAAGTGGTCGAATTAGTAGTAAAAATGCAGTGTGGTGTTTAGAAAAAAGAGATGATCATGGACCTGTTTTATTACCTAATCCCTTTTAA